In Nymphaea colorata isolate Beijing-Zhang1983 chromosome 10, ASM883128v2, whole genome shotgun sequence, the genomic stretch GGGGTCGGTGCCCACGTAAGCGGTGAGTCCCATGTAAGGCAACCAGTAAGTGGCGATTAGGAAATTGACGGTGTTGGCGTAAGGATCAAATGGAGGGTTGAGTTCGCGCCCGAGTGCCACGTTCGTTATGTGCGCAAAATTCTTTACGCTCAGATCCATTAATGGCCGAGGGAACGGACCAACCGTCTCCGTAATCACCCTGAAATTGAAATCAAGAAGCAACAGAAAAGGAACAACATTTAATTAAGCGTCTATATCTATCATGCGAATGCGATcaaaggggaaggagagagagacctaaTGTGAGCTATCTCCTGATAGCAGAACTGTTCAATGATGTCCTCGACGAGAGGGTTGAGGTTGGCCTTCATGGCGCCGATGCTTGGGGGTCCCCCCATGACCAGTTCTGGTGCAAGCACGTCCAGCCCATGGCCCAAAGCACCATAGCAGAAGAAGGCTGCCTCGAGGTGCTCCAAGTTAAGAGCGAACTGAATCCTTGGCAGGTCGCTGGGGTACACCGGCAGCCTGTCTGCAGGTGGTGCAGGCATGCAAGTAGAGCTCGATACGTTTTGCAGGCCGGAGAGAGGCATGAGGAGAGCGGAAAGGATGGAGATCAGAAGGAAGAAGGACGGTACAGCCATTTTCTTCACAAGGGCCGGGGGACGATGTCGATGAGTGCAGTCTTAAGCTGATGGCCGGGCCATATTTATAGGAAGAGAACGCACCATTCTCACCAATCCACCGACTAAATTATGCTTACGGGTGTAGGTGCAATGCCCTTACCCAGATTCAATGGAAAGTCGAGCCAAGAACTGCTCTTCCAACATCAGCAATggaattggaattgaaattgaaattgaaagaaaaaaaaaaaaaaaggaaagaaacagagagagagagagagagagagggacgtaGACTGTAGACAGCCTCCTGCTCAACTACCTCTACTACAGCCATACGTCATGTCATGCACGTTACAAGACGTGCAGACGGAGCTTGTCGCAGCAGCTCCTGTCCATGAACAGAGGAACCTTGCTTGTGAGGTAAGAAAGCTTCATCTGGGGTCCGCAGTTGTTGTCGAAGGCTAAATTACTTAAAGGATTTTGGCTTTTCTC encodes the following:
- the LOC116262938 gene encoding desiccation-related protein PCC13-62-like, translated to MAVPSFFLLISILSALLMPLSGLQNVSSSTCMPAPPADRLPVYPSDLPRIQFALNLEHLEAAFFCYGALGHGLDVLAPELVMGGPPSIGAMKANLNPLVEDIIEQFCYQEIAHIRVITETVGPFPRPLMDLSVKNFAHITNVALGRELNPPFDPYANTVNFLIATYWLPYMGLTAYVGTDPNLLGYWSHRLVSGLLGVEAGQDAIDRGLLYQMKEEKVEPYNITVAEFTNHISILRNCLGGCGIKDEGLIVPLELGSENKTCGNILSADVNSLSYARTAAETLRVIYSTGDEHVPGGFLPKGGNGEIARSYLHHH